From the Hordeum vulgare subsp. vulgare chromosome 1H, MorexV3_pseudomolecules_assembly, whole genome shotgun sequence genome, the window TTGATGTACTTCTTCTTTTATCTCTAATAAATGCTTCACAAGAAAAAATACTGCAATGTATCATTTCGTGAAATCTACTGAGTGTATCCATATTGTTTTCATATATCATTTGTAGTGAGTATTGAGGAAGTCAGGGAGTTAGATGCTTCACCAGGCACATATGAACAATCTACAAAGGACAATGGTGCTCCTACAAATGCTGGATTCACAGCAAAGCCTGCGCCCAGTGGGTCTGCCCTGCCTTCGCGCATTTTTGTCGACCGCAACAGCAGCATAAAGAACACTTTCGTCGGTAGGGTCAATCTGCCATCTCCTCGCCCATCAGAGATTATCTCTGCCCGGGACAACAATTCTACTACTCAACAAGAAGTGAAGGCACTCCTTACTCAGATGTCCTCTGTAAGGGGCCTTGACTATTCTTGGACTGAAGGAGCAACTAGTCCTGATACCATGATTCAGAATGATGAAAACAATGGTACCACCAGGAGGCCGTACCTCGAGAGAAATTACTCTGTGTTGGAACCGTCGGATGCAAACCTCGGCATTTGTGAAGCTGAAGGAGAGATCTCACTTGAGAGCTTGAAGCGACAGATTGACATCAACAAGAAGTCAATGCTTGTCCTTTACAAGGAGCTCGAGGAAGAAAGGAGTGCTTCTGCGATTGCAGCTAGCCAAGCCATGGCCATGATCAACAGATTGCACGAGGAAAAGGCTGCCATGCAGATGGAAGCACTGCAATATCTTAGGATGATGGAAGAGCAGGCCGACCATGACCATGAAGCGATACAGAATCTACACGACTTGCTTACAGAGAGGGAGAAAGAATTACTTGACATGGATGCCGAATTAGACAGTTTCCGGAGGCTACTCCAGTCCGACCAATTTAATGGGGGGAATTTTGACGATACAGTGGACAATACAACTGGATATGACAAGAATGTGTCATTTGATGTCTTGAATGCATCGGATTTCATGACGAGCACCATGTCAGGTTTCAAAGAAGAAAAGGCATACATTTTGGAATCACTGGGCAGATTGGAGGAAAAACTTCGCATTTCTACATACAAGCTTGCTTCTGATGATGCCAAAAGCAATCAAGAGGAGACATTGCTTGGAGATCATATAGGGGATGAATCAACTTCTTTTCAGCAATCAATTGAGGGGAAGGACAAGGATGAGTGTTCATATTCTCCTGTCGACAACGACAAAATGAGTGGCCTAAACGATCTTAAGGATGAAATTTCACTCTTGGATGCACGACTGAAGGCCCTTGAAGACGACCATGAGTTTCTCAAGCGGGTAGTCAGTTCCCTCAAAGGTGATGGGCTTCAGTGTGTACGAGACATAATGAGCCATTTACAGGAGTTGCGAAGAGTTGCAGCTCAATGAAGAGAACATGTTTTGTCTTGAGTTGAGAAGTCTACCAACTCTTCTCAGTTCCATACTCGAAAAATTGACACACTTTGATCTTACCTTTTCCAGCAGTTCCTTTCGTGTGGAGATTTACAGCCAGACAATGACAGTGCTTCCAGTTAGTCCCCAATGTGGTGTTGATTGTACATTGCAGTGTTGGGAAGACCCAAGGTTGTGTAAGATCATCCGTTATTCTACGATTCTGATCTGGCTAACTCTGGAAGGGAGAGCCCACTGACCAAACACATCCATCTCTTGTGCTTACCTTGTTGCAATTCTTTTTGTTGCCACTACAGCAAATCCCCGATatggaaaagagaaagaaaaaaaacctcTTGTATTTTAATCATCTGATGGGTGCTAAAATTGGGAGCAAGTTTGTAACTGTACATGTGATGAAATGCTTGGGGTTCTTGCCAAAAAATATTTAACTAGCAACATGATAATGATGTTGATGTCAAACCGGTGCACACTCTTGCTTTTCCGATGTTAAGATTGTGTCCTCAAACTATAGATACATGTGTCTTCATTTCGATATTGTAAACTAATATTTCCTAATAGTCTACTTGTGCTTAAGAGTCAAACATTCAACAAACCATATCCAACAACTTTATTGTATACGTCTTATGTCCTTAGATTGTTTGGAACTTGTTCTTCATGCCTTTGGACTTCAAAAACTGCATCGATAACTTCTACAAACTAGATGATGCCCCGTGCGTTGCTGCAGGACATTAGTGCAGGATACTATCATTTTTTTAAGCATGTTAGCATGAAACATGTCAGGTGAAAGACGAAGTAACGACTGGTAgttggtagtaataaaaattattaTTGTATAacaacaaaactcgtagttttttcATGCTTGTCAAACATGGGaaactacattcatagtttggctaTCTTCATATCAATATATCATCATATATAACTATATAAAACACATAGGAAGTTTATGCTAGCTCGAAAGATTATATGCACATCTTGGTTAACAAACACGCTCACGTATACATGCGCCCTTGCTTCAAGCTTTGTGTCTAACAGTGAATATTATCATATATAAAAAGTCAGATAAAGACCGAACAAATAAGGGAATGTATAAAAACTAAAGATGGGTATAATAGAGGAAAGAGATACAACCACAGATTTAGGAGgggaaaacttaggatcaactcGTTTAGTAGTGTATTCAGAAGATAGCACACGGAAAATGATTCTTTTGCAAGATGACATGTGATAAAATTTGTACTAAAACAGAATTATGTACTAGGCCTAtggtagaaactagggttctaccggCCCTTTGCCTTAGGTTATAAGGGTAGGAGGGAGGTTGGAGGAGATGAGGGCGCCGCGGCCGGCGCGACTGCGTCGTCTCGACgcagggagggggcggcggcaagTAGTGGAGGCGGTGGCCAGGGTTAGGTTCCGGCTCCTCTGGGAGCCGAGCAATAGGATTGTCTTATTGCTTAATTCCAAAAGGTGTCTTACAACTGTTTATATAAGCTCTAAGGTAATAGAAATAAggaaacttgggctaagcccctaacataactaagataacttgggctaagcccttaACTAAACGGGCCCATTGGACCTCCTCCGGCTATAAGTCacgccggtcataacatctctccccgtcTGCGCAAACAGCTTGTCCTCCAGCTGGAAGTCCGGAAAATGTTGACAGAACTCGTCAAGCTGCTCCCAAGTGGCATCCTCCTCTGGAAGACCTTGCCACTGGATCAACAAGCGCCACACTCCGCGACGTAGTTGGACCTGCAACACCTTTGCTGGTCCTGGAAGGAGTCATCCGTCAGAGGTAGGAGGTAGCACCGGTGTTGCTGCCGGCGGTTCTCCATGGAAGGGCTTCAGCAACcccacatggaacacgtcatggatGAGAATCCCGACCGGAAGCTGCAAGCGGTAGGCCACCTTGCCGATGCGCTCCATCACAGAAAATGGCCCTGCATAGCGAGGGCCCAGCTTGCGCTTAGCGCGCGGGTCCAAGGACTGCGTGGAGCGGTGAAGGAGGCGTagccacacccaatcgcccaccgcAAACTCTGCGTCGCGGTGATGATTGTCGTAGTAGCGCTTGGACAGCTGCTGAGCCTGGAGAAGGCGTTGGCGCACCTGTGCAAGCATCTCGTCCCGGCTGCGAAGCAGGTCGCCCGCCGCCTCCGTCCGAGCCGTCTCAGGGTCAACCGGCAGGATAGGCGGGGGCGGTCGACCATAGACCACCTCGAACAACGTGGCGCGGAGGGCGGAGTGATaagaggtgttgtagcagtactctgCCCATGCCAGCCAATCCACCCATGCACGGGGACGGTCACCTGTAACACAACGCAAatacatggcgatcaccttgttcACCACCTCAGACTGCCGTCCGTCTGAGGGTGGAAGGCCGTACTCAGGCGGAGCTTCACGGCAGACATGCCCCGTGAACACCGGGTCCCGGTCGTTGATCGAAGCCGGAAACCCGTGGAGACGGACAATTCTGTCGAAGAAGGCACGAGCCACGGAGGCGGCCGTGTAGGGATGGCCGAGCACGATGAAGTGGGCGTACTTAGAGAAGCGGTCGACCACCGTGAGGATATCGGCCCACCTTTGGGAGGCCCACCTTTGggaggccctcgatgaagtccatggagaTATCGGCCCAGACTTGAGAGGGCACCTCCAAGGGCTGCAGCAGCCCAGCCGGACGCAGTGTCTCCGTCTTGTTACGCTGGCACGTAACACAAGACCACACCCAGTCCCGGACCAAGGCCCGATCACCGGGGATGTAGAAATCAGCGCGGAGACGGTGGAGGTCTTCTGCACACCCTCGTGGCCGGCCAAGTGGGCCAGCAGCAGGACCTGGTGACGGAGATCGCCGTGATCCGGCACAAAGAGGCGACGCCCATGTAGGAGCAACCCATCAGCCAAACGCCACGGCTCGGCCAGGTCGCCGGCTGTGAGGCGTTGCCGAAGAAGCTGAGTGTCCGGTGCGTCGGAGGTGGCCCGGCGGATGTCGTCAAGGAGGGCGAAGGAGGGCCCCGAGCAGATGCAGAGAGCCGCCCCGTCAGAGTCGCTGATGTCTGAGTCGTGGTCGGCGTCGCGGCAGGGCGTCGGCCACGGTGTTAAGGCGACCCGAATGATACTCCacggtgaagtcgaagccaaaaagcttgctgatccactggtgctgGGGAATGGTAGACAGCCTTTGGTCCAATAAGAATTTGAGGCTGTAGTGATCCGTGCGAATCCGGAATGACCTCCCCCAAAGATACGGTCGCCAGTGGCGTACGGCCTGCACCAAGCCAATGAGCTCCCTCTCATAAGCCGTGAGCTTATGATGGCGCGCCTCAAAAGGCATGTTGAAGAACGCAAGCGGTCCGTCGCCGTGATGAAGGACGACACCGAACCCCACACCGGAGGCGTCGTAGTCCACCATGAATGGCTGGTCGAAATCGGGTATGTGAAGGACGGGACCCTCGTGAGGGCCTGCTTGAGGGCCTCGAACGCCTCCGTGGCCTCCGCATCCTAGGCGAAGGCGTCGCGTCGCAACAGGCGCGTGAGCGGGGACGCGATGAGGCCGAACTCCTGGATAAATTTCCGGTAGTACCCCGCGAGGCCCAGGAAGCCGCGGAGAGCCCGTGGCGAGTGCGGTGTAGGCCAGGCCGTGACCGCCGCCACCTTGTCGACGTCCATAGCCACACCCTCGGCCGAGATGACATGGCCGAGGTAGGCGACTGCAGGCATGCtgaacgagcacttcgagcgcttaagatgaagatgatgcgctcgaagctcgttgaagacgGTGGCGCGTGCTGAAGGTGCTCTGCCCAAGAAACGTTGTagataagaatgtcatcaaagaagaCGAGCACAAACCGACGCAAGTAGGGGCGGAGGACGTCGTTCATCAAGGCCTGAAAGGTTGCCGGAGCGTTGGAGGTGATATGAAGCGAGCCAGGTGCGTTCCTATGCCAGTGTCCATTGGCCCCGGAAAAATTGGTCACATTGgttgagccagttcagggggtcgtCGGTGCCGCCGTAGGTGGCGAAGTCCAGTTTGGCGAAGCGCGGCGACATGCGGGTAGGGCCACCCTGGTGATATGGCTCGTCGGCGCGGAGCAGTGGAGGGGTCTGCGCCGGGTACCCGTCGAGAACGGCGAAGCTGGAGGGCCCGTCGTACTGGGTGTGCGGCGGCGCCAAGGCCGTCGTGTAGACCGGCTGTGACGACTCGGTCACCCAGGCCGGTAGCGGCGACGGGGAGGGGGGAAACCGAAGCTGGTTGAGCGGCACCCCCGGCGCTGCGGTCGGGCCCGGCACGGAGGTGGTGGCAGTCGGCGGCGACAGCTATAGAGTCGGCTGTCGTGGCCCTACcgagggtggcggaggcagcggcAGTGGTGGTTGCAGCGGCCAGGCGAGTGTGGCGGTTGCCGCCAGCGGCGGCTGTTGACAGGACAGTCAGGACGGGCCGGCGCTAGCTGGTGGTGGCACGGCCGGCTGCGGCCCGTAGGGAGCGGCAGGTATAGCCGGATGCCCTGGACGGTGGAAGCCAGGTCGCGGATCGCGTCGATCAGCTCTTCCGGGGTGAGGACGACAGGAGGCGGCGCGACAGAAGAGGCCGGCGCGAGCAGGTGCGGGCCGCCGGCCGTAGTGATCATCagggtggtggggggggggggggggcggcgacgacgcagCTGTGGAGGCGGACGGCGGTGTTCACATGATCGAACCAAATTCTCGTGATACCAAActggtagaaactagggttctaccggCCCTCTGCCTTAGGTTATAAGGGTTGGAGGAGACGAGGGCGCCGCGGCCGGTGCAGGGAGGGGGCGTCGGCGAGTAGTGTAGGCGGTAGCCAGGGTTAGGGTTTCGGCTCCTCTGGGAGTCGGGCAATAGGATTGTCTTATTGCTTAATTCCAAAAGGTGTCTTACAACTGTTTATATAAGCTCTAAGGTAATAGAAATAAggaaacttgggctaagcccctaacataactaagataacttgggctaaacccctaatttaactaagataacttgggctaaaccCTTAAACGGGCCCATTGGACCTCCTCCGGCTATAAGTCACGTCGGTCATAACAGCCTAATAGGCAAGAATTGTCATGAGATAATTTCACTAACAAATTGACAGAGAATGGAAATCATATTATCTTGGGACAAACCTCAAGACCGTAGTTAGTCCAACAACATGTTACTGGACACTCTCGCTACTTGAAACATTGAGAATGTTTATCCTAAAAAACCATTAGGTACCTTCTTGTTTAAGCTGTCATATCGAGCAGTTCCCAGACGTTCCAATAATCTACAAAATGAACATAGAGTATTTGCTGCACGATCAAATTTGTTTCTATAAATTTATACACCTAAAATAGTATATCAAGAAAAACATATGCAGAAAATGGACAGAGCTTCAGTGACATAACTGCACCTGCCTTTGGTTGTATGACATGTGAGCCAGCCACCTGTTTGGCCCACCTGTCATACACACAAAGGCAGGTGCAGTAAGTCACCGAATCTCAGTCCGCAGAAAAGCAACCTAAGGAGAGTTGAAACCCTCTCTTGCGCCGCTCCCGCGGGCGGCTTGGGAGAGGAAAACCTAGCCCGCCGCCAGGAGCCCACCCACCGCAACTACTTCCCTCGTCGCCGCCGGTGTGCACTGTCGGGCAAAGCCCGtgcagcggcggcggcgtggcCGTTGGTCCCTTCGCACATGCTCGAGCGACGCGGGCGTCTCGATCTGGCAGGGGATGGAGCTCGGCGAGGTGAGGCGCACGAGTGGGGCGAGCTCGCGAGGTTTCTAGCGCCATGGTGCGCTGCAGGTGCGGGCACGTGCAGGCTGCGCAGATCTGGCGCACGCGCGTGCAGACAGCACGGGGCTGTGCGGATCTGGCGTAGTCGCCGGTGCACGAGGTGAAGGGGAGGTGTGGGGCTGCGCAGGCCTTGAGCACGCGAGCGGGCGCAGGTGACTCACTGCTGCAGTGAGCGCCTTGGCGGTGGTGCGGCGGACCCGACGAGCTGGTGGCCTGGAATGCAACGGACAACGGCGGATCTGGCACGTGGGAGCGCTTGTCTGCAGGGGAGCATGGCGAGCAAAGGTGGTGTCATGGCGCGGCGGCCAGATCTGGGGAGTTGCGTCTGTGTGCGCATGGTGGGATGGTCTGGCGACACGGGCCGGTGCGTCGGATGGCTGTGTTCTACGCCTGGTTCGATTGCGTTGTGCCATGTGGAGGCAGTGGCGGTGAAGTCGGGGTTACTGGTGGTCTCTCCTTCAAGCGACGGCTGCGCCATCCAATTTGCTTGGTGTTGTACGAGGCTCCCATAGACCCGATCCTGCATGAATTCTGTTGCTCTTGCGTGCGGCGGTGCGGGCAGCGCAATTTGGCTTGGTTCCCGCACATGTCCTGCGCGCGGCGGTGCGGACCGGCTAGGTCCGGCTGTTCCTCGACCGGTGCGGAGGCTTGCCCAGATCTGCGCACAGAGGTAAAGGACGGCCTGATCCATCTTGGTCGCCCAGGGCCTGCGAGCGGCGGTGCGGACCGGTCAGATTGGCGTGTGCTTGTCGAGTTCCTGCGTGTGGCTTCGACGGATTCGTTTCTGGCAGTGTCTGGTTTGGGTCGTGATGCACCGTGGCACCGGTGGCCTCGGATCCTAGGATTGTTGGTGGAAGGCTCGGTTCCGAATGAAAATCTTGCATCGACCTTGTCGTTGCGAGCGATAACGGTATCCATGGATGTCGTCTCCCTCCTTGGAGGTATCGCTGTGGGGCCGTTTGCCCTTCGTACCAACTGGCGTGAGATCTCCGGGTGAAAACCTAAGATCAGGCGGTGCCAGATCGGGTGACGACGGTGTCCTCAATATCGTTTCTTCTTTGGGGGCGTCACCTTGAAGATCCCGACGATGGATTTCGATGGTAGGCACGATTGATGGTAGAGCTTGGGTTTGTGGTGCTGCCGACggatctttctttcttttctttgtgcACTGCCCTTTGCCGTGCTTTCCTCCTCTGAGGACTCTTGTAACACCCTCCTCTGATAAATGAATTTGGCAGTTCAACTGCCGacatttaaaaaaaagaaaagcaaCCTAAAAATTTGTAATAGTAAAGTCAGGCACGGACCTACCTGACCTTACACAATGACAATCAGGTATTCAATCATGTCATGCTTGGCAACCATGCTGTTTCGTGGGCTGCGAGTCATTCAAATCGCTGCCACTCAATGCAGCCTCCAGCTTGTCCTGGAGGATGTTGATGCGAACTGCGGCTCTACCAATCCTCTAGATCGATCGCCTTGCGATCTTGCCATGCCATCGCCGCCATAACCGCCGGTTCTAACCCCGACGGTGGCTGCAAGCCCTACATCAGATCATTTTCTGACATACGAATATCATACATTAGATCAATCAGTTCATAACACCATATATGCAGCATCAATAGTTCTACATCAGCAGCAGAAA encodes:
- the LOC123408887 gene encoding myosin-binding protein 1-like isoform X1, encoding MAAKTGVRSQDFSQRFLYTLSRALSEICVIILLHVAATTSYVATRLAHISRLRAPCTMCSKLDQALHGKAWFSADLVCAAHRSEMSSLAYCKSHNNLAHSADLCKRCLAACTLSGLVDEATSRSGSRSRQLCSCCLEPFKKVCNTHKLYETPDVKEPSHNVHGSDEIKQRSQVGVIEKTNPAIPAKVVPEQVSTDHSKVKVSIEEVRELDASPGTYEQSTKDNGAPTNAGFTAKPAPSGSALPSRIFVDRNSSIKNTFVGRVNLPSPRPSEIISARDNNSTTQQEVKALLTQMSSVRGLDYSWTEGATSPDTMIQNDENNGTTRRPYLERNYSVLEPSDANLGICEAEGEISLESLKRQIDINKKSMLVLYKELEEERSASAIAASQAMAMINRLHEEKAAMQMEALQYLRMMEEQADHDHEAIQNLHDLLTEREKELLDMDAELDSFRRLLQSDQFNGGNFDDTVDNTTGYDKNVSFDVLNASDFMTSTMSGFKEEKAYILESLGRLEEKLRISTYKLASDDAKSNQEETLLGDHIGDESTSFQQSIEGKDKDECSYSPVDNDKMSGLNDLKDEISLLDARLKALEDDHEFLKRVVSSLKGDGLQCVRDIMSHLQELRRVAAQ
- the LOC123408887 gene encoding myosin-binding protein 1-like isoform X2, whose translation is MFLLFGAIQEDEIKQRSQVGVIEKTNPAIPAKVVPEQVSTDHSKVKVSIEEVRELDASPGTYEQSTKDNGAPTNAGFTAKPAPSGSALPSRIFVDRNSSIKNTFVGRVNLPSPRPSEIISARDNNSTTQQEVKALLTQMSSVRGLDYSWTEGATSPDTMIQNDENNGTTRRPYLERNYSVLEPSDANLGICEAEGEISLESLKRQIDINKKSMLVLYKELEEERSASAIAASQAMAMINRLHEEKAAMQMEALQYLRMMEEQADHDHEAIQNLHDLLTEREKELLDMDAELDSFRRLLQSDQFNGGNFDDTVDNTTGYDKNVSFDVLNASDFMTSTMSGFKEEKAYILESLGRLEEKLRISTYKLASDDAKSNQEETLLGDHIGDESTSFQQSIEGKDKDECSYSPVDNDKMSGLNDLKDEISLLDARLKALEDDHEFLKRVVSSLKGDGLQCVRDIMSHLQELRRVAAQ